In Leptolyngbya subtilissima AS-A7, the sequence GGGAATCTAGATTGCGAATTTTGGTTTTGATTTGGCTAAAGTGTGACATTTGCTCGGGGTGATAATAGGGGACTCTAGAATCGAAAAATTACCACTGACTGTAGGCAGTTTGGGCAGCCACAGTTTCGGTAGCCGTTTGCTCATTCCGCTGAGCAAAATACTCAGAGGTCTGCTGCTGCGCCACCACGGTACCCAGCTGAGCTTCAATAGCCGCAGTTACCTCAGCACAGGAGGCCCCCACAATGCCAGTCACCGTCTCTTTAACCCGGCCGTCAGGGTAAATAATGAACTCTAACGTTTCCATAGGATTGCTCGTTTCAACACCAGTGATGGTGATACTAGTGACCTTTAAACATCGTGGGTGTTAACAACTTCCCCAGCGGTATGTCAGGTTGGCAAGCGCCAAATTAATAACCCGATCTTAACCGGCAGGGGTAGTGTAGTTCGCCACTGTTCATTACGAAACTCAATCTACTGCATTGATCCCGGAAGTGGGCACATCCATTAGACGTAGTGTCGCGTAACTTTTAGAGAGCGTCAAGGCAACTTTTGTTACATATCGCAGTGCTTTTAACGACCTACAACCGCGCAAATGCCCTTTCAGCCGTAGGTTGAGCCTAAAACAATTTAAGAAATATTAAGAGCCTACTCAACCTGGGAAACACTGATTGGCAACACAAGTTGTCTTCTGCTCGAGACTCTAGACTTTGCTTCGTTGAGGTTGCCTGACTCAGTACTATGGCTAGGCATCGTCGGAGAGTCGTGTTTTTCCGTTTTGGCCTTGCGAATGCGAAACGTATCCTCCATCTCACCCTAAATGACATCAAGAATCGAGTACAGCTGATTCTCCACCAGGATTAGGTGCTCTATCGGAAAAATCATCCGTCGCAAAACGTAATATCCCACGACAAGCATTTAGATTGAAGGGGTATCATTTTTGGCAAGGCTGTAAGTGTCCAATTTAGCCCCGTGGACTCAGGACGTTCTCCTATTTCCTTGGCAGTATGACGGATAACTATTGCCAACGGATACCAAATCCTGAGCGTATTGGCATAGGTTGGCATCGTCGAGTCTGATCAGGCTTTTCTAGCACTGCTCATCCTAGGAGAAAGACTATGTCCTCTTCTTTGCACTTCGACCTCAACCCCATCACCTTCGCAACCGCTGAAGATGACAGACTGAGGCAGCAACTTCTCAACCAAGGCATTCAAGTCCTCACCGAACAAGAAGCCCTACAGGGTTCAAGACCTTGGGACATTATTTGCCAAGACGACCAGCGCGAAACAGTTCTTCACCAGCTCAAAACCTTCAAAACCCTAGGGTTGGGTAATACCTACATTCAAGGATTGTGGCGTTGCGATCAGATCGATCTGCTCTCCGAACGTCTTTTTGCTCTGAATCCAGCGGCTAAAACCAATGCTCTGCTTTTTGATTTACCCAA encodes:
- a CDS encoding DUF2997 domain-containing protein, with protein sequence METLEFIIYPDGRVKETVTGIVGASCAEVTAAIEAQLGTVVAQQQTSEYFAQRNEQTATETVAAQTAYSQW